One stretch of Pedobacter riviphilus DNA includes these proteins:
- a CDS encoding sensor histidine kinase — MKTIKIISIHILCWLLVLGYFYGGYLIDGTTFSKAALNISMNFIQLIEFYICYLWVYPRFLKKNKLPQLIGGILFTIAVFIALRYLIEEVLYLKWLGFHNYDDGTTAWAYISDNIYWSIGFIVTPAAVYGIEQSFKSEQVNRKLKEEVVKAELSFLKSQINPHFLYNTLNYVYSLAIPVSDQLANAVLRLSDLMRYTLNDSPDGKVRLDKEVEYLESYVALFKMRFEPKFYVDFITEGIADQKIASLILIPFVENAFKHGVVNDEGQPVRIKLKVQNKRLSFEVSNKISHAQKDHSSGVGMVNIHRRLDLIYPEKHELLISNNGNTYKSTLILNL, encoded by the coding sequence ATGAAAACAATAAAAATCATTTCCATTCACATACTTTGCTGGTTACTTGTATTGGGTTATTTTTATGGCGGCTATTTAATTGATGGTACGACTTTTAGCAAAGCCGCTTTAAATATCTCTATGAATTTTATACAATTGATAGAGTTCTATATCTGTTACTTATGGGTATATCCAAGATTTTTGAAAAAGAATAAATTACCGCAGTTAATCGGCGGCATTTTGTTTACCATTGCGGTATTTATTGCACTTCGGTATTTAATAGAAGAAGTGCTTTATTTAAAATGGCTTGGTTTTCATAATTATGACGATGGTACAACTGCCTGGGCCTACATCTCGGATAACATTTATTGGAGCATTGGTTTTATTGTTACGCCTGCTGCGGTTTATGGTATCGAGCAGAGCTTTAAATCTGAACAGGTGAACAGAAAACTTAAGGAAGAAGTGGTGAAGGCTGAACTTTCATTTTTGAAATCGCAGATCAATCCGCACTTTCTGTACAATACCTTAAACTATGTTTACTCTTTGGCAATTCCTGTTTCCGATCAACTGGCCAATGCTGTTTTGCGTTTATCTGATCTGATGCGATATACACTAAACGATAGTCCGGATGGTAAAGTAAGGTTAGATAAGGAAGTCGAATATTTAGAGAGTTATGTGGCGCTTTTTAAAATGCGCTTTGAACCAAAATTTTATGTCGATTTTATTACCGAAGGTATCGCCGATCAAAAAATTGCATCTCTGATATTGATCCCTTTTGTGGAAAATGCTTTTAAACATGGTGTCGTAAATGATGAGGGCCAGCCTGTACGCATTAAACTTAAGGTGCAGAACAAGCGCTTAAGTTTCGAAGTGAGCAATAAGATCAGTCATGCACAAAAAGACCACTCAAGTGGTGTAGGCATGGTAAATATCCATCGCAGATTAGATTTGATTTATCCCGAAAAACATGAATTGTTGATTTCCAATAATGGCAATACCTATAAAAGTACTTTGATCTTAAATCTCTAA
- a CDS encoding arabinose isomerase — protein sequence MMINHPFRIGLFGIGLDTYWPQFDGLEQRLTSYLAQVENKLKTHGAEVLNVGLVDNAEKAFDAGHDLKKGDVDVIFLYVTTYALSSTVLPVVRRAKVPVIILNLAPSEAIDYTGFNQLNDRTKMTGEWLAYCSACPVPEIANVFKRSGIQFQQITGVLNDAETWKEIGEWVEAAKVAHIMNHNTLGLMGNYYSGMLDIYSDITLQCSVFGSHIEIIEPDELTALREELSEDEIKAKIEEFKSVFEIDSSCEAYELNRAAKTAVALDKLVARYHLGSMAYYHKGTGNANGDTISSIILGNSLLTAKGIPVAGEYEVKNAQAMKIMDSFGAGGSFTEYYAMDFKDDIVLMGHDGPGHLAIAEGKIKVKPLQVYHGKVGSGLSVEMSVKHGAVTLLSVVENNGKIFFLIAEGESVAGPILEIGNTNSRYRFPIGARKFVEDWNTQGQHTIAQ from the coding sequence ATGATGATTAATCACCCATTTAGAATAGGCCTGTTCGGCATAGGTTTAGATACATATTGGCCACAGTTTGACGGCTTAGAGCAGCGACTGACCAGCTATTTAGCGCAGGTAGAGAATAAATTGAAAACCCATGGAGCAGAGGTTTTAAATGTAGGTTTGGTAGACAATGCTGAGAAAGCTTTTGATGCGGGGCACGATTTAAAAAAAGGCGACGTAGATGTGATTTTTTTATATGTAACCACCTATGCTCTGTCCTCAACAGTTCTTCCTGTGGTAAGAAGGGCAAAGGTTCCGGTAATTATTTTAAATCTTGCACCTAGTGAAGCCATTGATTATACTGGTTTTAACCAGTTAAACGATCGTACCAAAATGACCGGAGAGTGGCTGGCTTACTGTTCTGCCTGCCCGGTTCCGGAAATTGCGAATGTATTTAAACGTTCAGGAATTCAGTTTCAACAGATTACAGGCGTATTAAACGATGCAGAAACCTGGAAAGAAATTGGAGAATGGGTAGAGGCAGCTAAGGTTGCACATATTATGAATCACAATACACTCGGCTTGATGGGCAACTATTACAGTGGCATGTTGGATATCTATTCTGACATCACATTGCAATGCTCCGTTTTTGGCAGCCATATAGAAATTATTGAACCCGATGAACTTACAGCCTTGAGGGAAGAACTTTCTGAAGATGAGATTAAGGCAAAAATTGAAGAATTTAAATCGGTTTTTGAAATTGATTCCTCATGCGAGGCCTACGAATTAAACCGCGCAGCAAAAACTGCAGTGGCATTAGATAAATTGGTAGCGCGTTACCATTTAGGATCGATGGCTTATTATCATAAAGGGACAGGTAATGCCAATGGCGATACCATTAGTTCCATCATTCTGGGCAACTCGTTGCTTACCGCAAAAGGAATCCCTGTGGCAGGAGAATACGAAGTGAAAAATGCACAGGCCATGAAGATCATGGATAGTTTTGGTGCCGGAGGTTCATTTACAGAATATTATGCTATGGATTTTAAAGATGATATAGTATTGATGGGACATGATGGCCCCGGGCATTTGGCCATTGCCGAGGGGAAAATAAAAGTAAAGCCATTGCAGGTGTACCATGGTAAGGTGGGCAGTGGTTTATCTGTAGAAATGTCGGTGAAACATGGGGCAGTAACCTTGCTCTCGGTTGTCGAAAACAATGGAAAAATCTTTTTTCTGATTGCCGAAGGTGAATCTGTAGCCGGACCGATTCTCGAAATTGGAAATACCAATAGCAGATATAGATTTCCTATCGGCGCGAGAAAATTTGTAGAAGATTGGAATACTCAGGGCCAGCACACCATTGCGCAGTAG
- a CDS encoding pyrophosphohydrolase domain-containing protein — protein sequence MQETNSLNQVAEFHTTFKHPILENPVIPSKQRANLRISLLAEELKELQEAVENDDLVEVADALCDLQYVLAGAIHEFGLGGKFKTLFDEVHRSNMSKACKTVEEAEQTIQFYLDKDQTESYYKEIDGLFLVFRKSDDKTLKSINYSPADLKSHLV from the coding sequence ATGCAAGAAACGAATTCGCTAAACCAGGTTGCAGAATTTCACACTACCTTTAAACATCCTATTTTAGAAAATCCGGTTATTCCTTCAAAACAGCGAGCCAATTTGCGTATTTCGCTTTTAGCCGAAGAATTGAAAGAATTACAGGAAGCAGTAGAAAATGATGATCTGGTAGAAGTTGCTGATGCGCTTTGCGATTTGCAGTATGTTTTGGCCGGTGCCATCCACGAGTTCGGCTTAGGTGGAAAGTTTAAGACTTTATTTGATGAAGTTCACCGCTCTAATATGAGCAAAGCCTGCAAAACCGTAGAAGAAGCAGAGCAAACCATTCAGTTTTATTTAGATAAAGACCAGACTGAATCTTATTACAAAGAAATCGACGGACTATTTTTGGTATTCAGAAAATCTGACGACAAGACTTTAAAATCGATCAACTACTCGCCAGCTGATTTAAAATCACATTTGGTTTAA
- a CDS encoding LytR/AlgR family response regulator transcription factor: MIRCLAVDDESYASDIIAAFINKTPFLELVGTTTNAFEALNLVQEGKVDLVFLDIQMPELTGIQFLKICGGKCKVILTTAYPEYALEGFDLDVVDYLLKPISYERFYKAATKAQQILQPVAPVQQEIVVQQVAQGNDFIFIKGDTKNKFIKVNYEDILYIEGLKNYVSVYTATQRIVTYQALRELETELPQPPFYRIHKSYIISLEKIKMIDGNTVYINDQAIPIGETYKEEFFKVVREGKKNG; the protein is encoded by the coding sequence ATGATCCGTTGCCTTGCTGTTGATGATGAATCTTATGCCTCAGATATTATTGCTGCCTTTATCAATAAAACACCTTTTTTAGAGCTGGTTGGAACTACTACCAATGCTTTTGAAGCACTTAACCTGGTGCAGGAGGGTAAGGTAGATCTTGTTTTTTTAGATATACAAATGCCTGAATTAACTGGAATCCAGTTTTTGAAAATCTGTGGCGGTAAATGTAAGGTAATCCTAACCACGGCTTATCCCGAATACGCTTTAGAAGGTTTTGATCTTGATGTGGTAGATTATTTGCTTAAACCCATCTCCTACGAGCGTTTTTATAAAGCAGCTACGAAAGCACAACAGATTTTACAGCCTGTGGCACCTGTTCAGCAAGAAATTGTTGTACAGCAGGTAGCACAGGGAAACGATTTTATTTTCATCAAAGGCGATACCAAAAACAAGTTTATTAAGGTTAATTATGAAGATATCTTGTACATAGAGGGATTGAAAAACTATGTTTCAGTTTATACCGCTACCCAAAGGATTGTTACTTACCAGGCGCTGCGCGAATTGGAGACTGAGCTGCCTCAGCCTCCATTTTACCGCATTCATAAATCGTATATTATCTCTCTCGAAAAAATTAAAATGATAGATGGAAATACCGTTTATATTAACGATCAGGCTATTCCAATAGGCGAAACTTATAAGGAAGAGTTTTTTAAAGTGGTGAGGGAGGGGAAGAAGAATGGTTAG
- the rhaT gene encoding L-rhamnose/proton symporter RhaT — protein MQAILGVIFHFFGGFASGSFYIPYKKVKGWAWESYWIVGGIFSWLIVPPLAAFLTIPNFTAIITSTNGSILWLTYFFGVLWGIGGLTYGLGVRYLGVSLGSSIILGLCMVLGSILPSIYFDFFPQAGKDTFTMFLHTDWGRMVLLGLLVCVVGIVICGKAGMMKEKEMKTGITDPHGMEVKTEYKFGLGLFVGIVSGVLSACFNFGIEAGKPMADAANAIWKAANPAETGNFLFQNNVTYVIVLWGGLTTNFIWCMVLNARNKTFGDYTNAKTPLLKNYIFSALAGTTWFLQFFFYGMGESKMGNGASSWILHMAFIILIANVWGLVLKEWKGVSSKTLITVLAGILTIIISVLIVGYGNSIKA, from the coding sequence ATGCAAGCAATTCTAGGTGTAATTTTTCATTTCTTCGGCGGGTTTGCCTCCGGAAGTTTTTATATCCCTTACAAAAAAGTTAAAGGCTGGGCCTGGGAAAGTTACTGGATTGTTGGAGGAATCTTCTCCTGGTTAATCGTTCCACCACTTGCTGCTTTTTTAACCATCCCAAATTTTACAGCGATTATTACCAGTACAAATGGTAGTATTTTATGGTTAACCTATTTTTTTGGTGTGCTTTGGGGTATCGGTGGCTTAACCTATGGTTTAGGCGTTCGTTATCTGGGTGTATCATTAGGAAGTAGCATCATTTTAGGGCTTTGTATGGTTTTGGGTTCAATCCTGCCATCCATTTACTTTGATTTTTTCCCGCAGGCAGGTAAAGATACTTTTACCATGTTTTTACATACCGATTGGGGGCGTATGGTATTGCTGGGGCTTTTAGTCTGTGTTGTCGGGATTGTCATCTGCGGTAAAGCAGGTATGATGAAAGAAAAGGAAATGAAAACTGGTATTACCGATCCGCATGGCATGGAGGTAAAAACAGAATATAAATTCGGTCTTGGTTTATTCGTGGGGATTGTATCAGGTGTTTTAAGCGCCTGTTTCAATTTTGGTATTGAAGCTGGAAAACCAATGGCCGATGCCGCTAATGCGATCTGGAAAGCAGCAAATCCTGCTGAAACAGGTAATTTCTTATTTCAGAATAACGTTACTTATGTAATTGTGCTTTGGGGTGGTTTAACCACCAATTTTATCTGGTGTATGGTTTTAAATGCAAGGAATAAAACATTTGGCGATTACACCAATGCAAAAACGCCATTATTAAAAAACTATATTTTTTCTGCATTGGCAGGTACCACCTGGTTCTTGCAATTCTTTTTCTACGGTATGGGCGAAAGCAAAATGGGTAATGGTGCCAGCTCGTGGATTCTGCACATGGCCTTTATCATCCTCATTGCCAATGTATGGGGATTGGTATTAAAAGAATGGAAAGGTGTATCAAGTAAAACTTTGATTACTGTTTTGGCAGGTATTTTAACCATCATCATTTCAGTACTCATTGTGGGTTATGGAAATTCAATAAAAGCTTAA
- a CDS encoding helix-turn-helix domain-containing protein — protein MDTFRKYVHADQSDQKQQPDWGINVLDVGHSIHPINTVYPDSKHPEGYFFEWDKGRVLAEYQLVYIASGTGVFEAEKLGRVDIQPGTLFFLYPRIWHRFKPDADTGWTEYWVGFEGSYANHLMKQECFNPERPLIQMGFNAEFINIFIQLIDTIRFGGPGSNQLAACLTIQLLGLVYASALLKAQSNSRKTQLINNIKYSIHENLNTNISPEELAAKHNVSYAWFRKAFKEITGKSPGQYQLNLKIQKAGKMLKETDLSIAEVAFQNGFESEYYFSRIFKSKMLLSPSKYRNNS, from the coding sequence ATGGATACTTTTCGCAAGTATGTTCATGCAGATCAATCAGATCAGAAGCAGCAGCCAGATTGGGGTATAAATGTGCTTGATGTTGGCCATTCTATCCATCCTATAAATACTGTTTATCCTGATTCAAAACATCCCGAAGGTTATTTTTTCGAATGGGACAAGGGTAGGGTACTTGCTGAATATCAACTGGTTTATATCGCTTCGGGTACGGGTGTATTCGAAGCTGAAAAATTAGGTAGGGTTGATATCCAGCCTGGAACACTGTTTTTCCTTTACCCTAGAATTTGGCATCGCTTTAAGCCCGACGCAGATACCGGTTGGACAGAGTATTGGGTCGGTTTTGAGGGCAGTTATGCCAACCACCTGATGAAACAGGAGTGTTTTAATCCTGAGCGTCCGCTGATCCAGATGGGTTTTAATGCCGAATTTATCAACATCTTTATCCAGCTCATTGATACCATAAGATTTGGCGGTCCGGGTAGTAATCAGCTGGCAGCTTGTTTAACCATCCAGTTATTAGGCCTGGTTTACGCTTCGGCGTTACTTAAAGCACAATCCAACAGCAGAAAAACACAGCTGATCAATAACATCAAATACAGCATTCACGAAAACTTAAATACCAATATTTCGCCCGAAGAACTGGCCGCAAAACACAACGTCAGTTATGCCTGGTTTAGAAAAGCATTTAAAGAAATCACCGGAAAGTCCCCAGGTCAGTACCAATTGAACCTTAAAATCCAGAAGGCTGGCAAAATGTTAAAAGAAACAGATCTGAGCATCGCCGAAGTGGCTTTCCAGAACGGATTTGAATCTGAGTATTATTTTTCGAGAATTTTCAAGAGCAAAATGTTGCTGTCACCATCTAAATACAGAAACAATTCATAA
- a CDS encoding GNAT family N-acetyltransferase, with protein sequence MAITIRKITAQDNTATAEMIRTILREFKIDKPGTVYTDPTTDELSTLFEHPQSAYWLAEEDGLIVGGCGIYPTEGLPDGCVELVKLYTSASSRGKGIGKMLMEKSIESAQHFGYNEIYLESFPDLKRAIEMYEKAGFKKLAAPLGNSGHFACNVWMLLVL encoded by the coding sequence ATGGCAATTACCATCCGCAAGATAACTGCGCAGGATAATACTGCAACAGCTGAAATGATCAGGACGATTTTAAGGGAATTTAAAATAGATAAGCCGGGTACGGTTTATACCGATCCTACAACTGATGAGTTATCTACACTTTTCGAACACCCTCAATCGGCTTACTGGCTGGCCGAAGAGGATGGGCTTATTGTTGGCGGCTGTGGTATATACCCGACCGAAGGCTTGCCGGATGGTTGTGTTGAGCTGGTTAAATTGTATACCTCGGCATCTTCGCGTGGGAAAGGCATTGGCAAAATGCTTATGGAGAAAAGTATAGAATCTGCGCAGCACTTCGGTTATAATGAGATTTATCTGGAATCGTTTCCCGATCTTAAAAGGGCAATTGAGATGTACGAGAAGGCAGGGTTTAAAAAACTCGCTGCTCCATTGGGTAATTCTGGTCATTTTGCCTGTAACGTTTGGATGCTACTGGTTTTATAG
- a CDS encoding alpha/beta hydrolase: MKRLKQIVNELKLTQAAPDAALMREFIFYSPKMPLRLHQEQLIAASKQFSLQVFDAYFTNANVTINCFSWGNGKRKVLLTHGWASKALDFYELIIELQKIEDLEIIAFDAPGNGSSISEFSNLMLYTQSVKSITLNYAQPDVLIGHSLGGMANVIALQELGLVPDLLISIAPLIRLKENFEQSLDSVNIGKKDQDIFFNNFAKEFPVPASHFNLTELYELSPGLNHFLAYDPADYISPYPFLKEFLDKYPAISSKSFEEVGHYKILRSVDVIEDIVQRIQSLH, from the coding sequence TTGAAAAGGCTAAAACAAATTGTAAACGAGCTAAAATTAACACAGGCAGCGCCTGATGCAGCTTTAATGCGTGAGTTTATTTTTTACTCACCAAAAATGCCTTTACGCCTGCATCAGGAGCAGCTTATTGCTGCATCAAAACAGTTTAGCCTCCAGGTTTTTGATGCCTATTTTACCAATGCTAATGTAACCATTAATTGTTTTAGCTGGGGAAATGGAAAGCGAAAAGTGTTACTTACACATGGCTGGGCCTCAAAAGCTTTAGATTTTTATGAGCTCATTATTGAACTCCAGAAAATAGAAGATCTGGAGATTATTGCTTTTGATGCACCCGGAAACGGAAGTTCCATCTCTGAATTTTCTAACCTGATGTTATATACCCAGTCGGTAAAATCTATTACCTTAAATTATGCACAGCCTGATGTATTGATTGGGCATTCGCTTGGTGGCATGGCCAACGTAATTGCTTTGCAAGAGCTCGGTTTAGTTCCCGACCTGCTCATTAGTATTGCACCTTTAATCAGGCTGAAAGAAAACTTCGAGCAGAGTCTCGATTCGGTGAACATCGGCAAAAAGGACCAGGATATCTTTTTTAATAACTTTGCTAAAGAGTTTCCCGTTCCTGCGAGCCATTTTAACCTGACTGAATTGTATGAGTTGAGTCCTGGCTTAAATCATTTTCTGGCTTATGACCCAGCCGACTACATTTCGCCATACCCATTCCTTAAAGAATTTTTGGATAAATATCCTGCAATTAGTTCAAAATCTTTTGAAGAGGTAGGGCATTATAAAATCCTCAGATCGGTTGACGTGATTGAAGATATTGTACAGAGAATCCAATCTTTACACTAA
- a CDS encoding outer membrane beta-barrel family protein — protein sequence MMMNLLFKSALFTLLIFSFQTAFAQNIKVSGTVTDKSNKALDYASVALIHLPDSASVALQVTNQQGIYEFANVKSGRYLIKALMMGYGKNQSAPFEVKDMAVKVPSIILTDHAQNLKDVNIVSKMPVIDQKADRVIVNVEQMNTAGDNALEVISRSPGVKLDKDDNIVLKGKKGINVMIDGKMSYMTGMELTTYLKSLPGSVLSKIELISNPPSSFDAAGTAGIINIKLKRNKMQGFNGNLNLGGGYGRYEKVYAGTNLNYNIGKVSTYVRLNAGHYNSYNRLTLNRAIGNEQYNQLNFWHPVTNSLNYSTGADYFINEKHTLGLMVKGFTAPEETKVNSNSVNYNAAGIKMGGTSMFNPQNNTEKNHAINLNYRFKTDTLGGELGFDADYVQYDNSKNETFTNNYLNASDQLIGNPIDLRNKGMGNVSIYSIKADYSLNFSKTLKMETGWKSSWVKSQSDVRFDSLKTEGWVNDPHRTNAFLYNENINAGYLSLDQSFKNIQIKAGLRAEQTLGDGSSSGTNTLIDRKYWKLFPTLFISLKLDSNNLVTVAYRKSINRPSYSSLNPFTFYTDPYTALQGNPLLQPSYANSFEFNYSIKNFRVLTLSYSVSNGSIWEVVYQNNNTKESISRPENLNRTTNFYMATGSPFDVTKWWNNSTEVSVGYNRTTSAVQGNGYNAFSWNWSVMSDNTITLPKNYSLTMYGYYDSPSISGLFRSLGSYQLNIGAKKSFWNKNATLALKVNDIFNTSKFRANLEYNNIKTYWQNEWESRRINLSFTYKFGNMKIKTARSRQTGTGDEENRVGKN from the coding sequence ATGATGATGAACCTCTTATTTAAATCTGCTCTTTTTACGTTGCTTATTTTTAGCTTTCAAACCGCTTTTGCTCAAAACATTAAGGTATCGGGAACTGTTACCGATAAAAGCAATAAAGCACTCGATTATGCTTCAGTAGCATTAATCCATTTACCCGATTCGGCCTCAGTTGCCTTACAAGTTACCAACCAACAGGGAATTTATGAATTTGCCAACGTTAAATCTGGCAGATACCTCATTAAAGCCTTAATGATGGGTTACGGTAAAAATCAATCTGCACCATTTGAAGTAAAAGATATGGCTGTTAAGGTTCCATCAATTATACTGACAGACCACGCTCAAAATCTGAAAGATGTAAACATCGTATCGAAAATGCCTGTAATTGATCAAAAGGCAGACCGGGTGATCGTAAACGTAGAACAGATGAATACCGCAGGTGATAATGCACTGGAAGTAATCAGCCGGTCGCCGGGGGTAAAACTGGATAAGGACGATAATATTGTGCTGAAAGGTAAAAAAGGAATCAACGTGATGATTGATGGTAAGATGAGCTATATGACGGGCATGGAATTAACTACTTACTTAAAATCTTTACCTGGATCGGTTTTAAGCAAAATTGAATTGATTTCTAATCCTCCATCCTCTTTCGATGCTGCCGGCACAGCAGGGATCATCAACATTAAACTCAAAAGAAATAAAATGCAAGGGTTTAATGGAAACCTGAATCTGGGTGGTGGTTATGGCCGTTATGAAAAAGTTTATGCTGGTACCAACCTGAATTACAATATCGGTAAGGTAAGCACCTATGTACGCTTAAATGCCGGACACTATAACTCATACAACAGGTTAACTTTAAACAGAGCCATCGGCAATGAACAATATAACCAGCTTAATTTCTGGCATCCCGTAACCAACAGCTTAAATTACTCTACCGGTGCCGATTATTTTATTAACGAGAAACATACATTGGGCTTAATGGTGAAGGGCTTTACAGCTCCCGAAGAAACCAAGGTAAACAGCAATTCGGTAAATTATAATGCAGCTGGTATAAAAATGGGCGGGACATCAATGTTTAATCCACAAAACAATACCGAAAAAAACCACGCCATTAACCTAAACTACCGTTTCAAAACAGATACTTTGGGCGGAGAATTGGGTTTTGATGCGGATTATGTTCAGTACGATAATAGCAAGAACGAAACCTTTACCAATAATTACCTCAATGCTAGTGATCAGTTGATCGGCAATCCGATCGATCTACGCAACAAAGGAATGGGCAATGTTTCTATCTATTCCATCAAGGCCGATTATAGCTTAAATTTTTCGAAAACGTTAAAAATGGAAACAGGCTGGAAAAGCAGCTGGGTAAAATCGCAGAGCGATGTACGTTTCGACTCTTTAAAAACAGAAGGCTGGGTTAACGATCCCCACAGAACCAATGCCTTTTTATACAATGAAAACATTAATGCCGGTTATCTTTCCCTTGATCAAAGTTTTAAAAACATACAGATCAAAGCGGGTTTACGCGCCGAACAGACATTAGGCGACGGCAGCTCATCGGGCACCAATACGTTGATTGACCGAAAGTACTGGAAGCTTTTTCCAACACTTTTTATTTCCTTAAAACTCGATTCAAACAACCTCGTAACAGTGGCATACAGAAAAAGCATTAACAGACCATCATATAGCAGTTTAAATCCCTTTACCTTTTATACCGACCCATATACGGCATTGCAGGGAAACCCATTATTACAGCCATCTTACGCCAACAGCTTTGAATTTAATTACTCGATTAAAAACTTCAGGGTACTAACCTTAAGTTATTCGGTCAGTAATGGATCGATATGGGAAGTGGTTTATCAGAACAATAACACAAAAGAAAGTATCTCCAGACCAGAAAACCTAAACCGTACCACAAACTTTTATATGGCCACAGGAAGTCCTTTTGATGTAACCAAATGGTGGAACAACAGTACCGAAGTTTCGGTTGGTTATAACCGCACCACATCGGCAGTGCAGGGAAATGGCTATAATGCCTTCTCGTGGAACTGGTCTGTTATGTCGGATAATACCATCACTTTGCCTAAAAACTACAGCTTAACCATGTATGGTTATTACGATTCTCCTTCTATTTCTGGTTTATTCCGCAGTTTAGGGAGTTACCAGTTAAATATTGGTGCTAAAAAGTCATTCTGGAACAAAAATGCAACACTAGCTTTAAAAGTAAATGATATCTTTAATACGAGTAAATTTAGGGCCAATCTGGAGTATAATAACATTAAAACCTATTGGCAGAACGAATGGGAAAGCCGTAGGATAAACTTAAGTTTTACCTATAAATTCGGGAACATGAAAATTAAAACTGCCCGCAGCAGGCAAACCGGAACAGGCGACGAAGAAAACAGGGTAGGCAAAAATTAA